ACTTTCGGGTGGTAGAGGTGAAAAAGTAGGAAACCTCACATTTAACCGTGCTACAACTTCCACTCGTTCCCCTGGTTCGACATTTAAAATACTTGCTGCTTATTTACCTGCTATTGATACAGCTGGTTATACATTAGCTACAGTTATTGATGATGTCCCTACTCAATTTCCTAATGAACCTAAGGGCTGGCCTAAAAACTATGATTATAAGTTTAGAGGTCTTACAACCGTTAGAGAAGGTATACGATATTCAATGAATATACTAGCTGTAAAGACCCTGAATGATATAGGTGTTCAGACAGGCTTTGATTACTTAATCAATTTAGGTTTTACAACATTGATTGATAAGAAAACCGTAAACGGGAAAAGCTTTACTGACAAAGGTTTATCCCTGACACTTGGTGGTCTGACAAAAGGTGTTACTGTGTTAGAACTAACTGGTGCCTATGCTGCTATTGCAAATAATGGAGTATATATAGAACCTACATTCTATTCAAGAGTACTTGACCATGATGGTAAACTACTTATGCAAAAAGAACCTGCTACAAGAACTGTAATGAAAGAAACAACTGCATTCTTGTTAACAGATGCTATGGTTGATGTTGTGGATCATGGTACTGGTAAAAAAGTAAAATTTACTGGCATGCCTATTGCAGGTAAGACAGGTACATCTACAGGTGATAAAGACTTAGTTTTTGCTGGATTCACTCCTTATTATACAGCTGTTGTATGGAAAGGCTATGATATTCAAAAAGAGCAAAGATACTTAAATTATCACAAAAAGATTTGGAAAGAAGTAATGCAGCGAGTACATGAAGGACTTCCTAGAAAAGAATTTGATAGGCCTTCTGGAATTGTAACCGCTAAGATATGTACAGAATCAGGTAAATTAGCTGTTCCTGGACTATGCGATAAAGATCCAAGAGGTTCCACTGTAAGAACGGAATATTTTGCTAAAGGAACTGAACCAACTGAACCATGTGATGTTCATATAAAAGCAACAATATGTAAAGACTCTGGATTATTTGCTACAGAATATTGTCCTGAATCAAGTAAGGAAGAAAAAGTATACATTCAACGACTTGTTCCATTCGTACCAGAAGAATGGGACCCAAGAAGACCACCTACAATTCAGGATAGACAATATGAGCTTCCACCTTCAATGATAGGTGAATATTGTAATATTCATGGTCCAGAACCAGAAGTACCAGATATTCTACCACCAGATTTTATAGACCCTGATGGTGATAATAATAATAATAACGGTAATAGCGATAATACTGATGTAAACTCAGATTTATTTACACCATTTTTACCTAATGAACATAATAACGACCCAGATAGTGATAATACAAATGATTGATTATAATTAAGAGAAACCTCTTCATAGGGGTTTCTCTTGTTGTATATACACACATAAAAAAAACTGTAAATTTTCCCCTAATTTGTGAATAATAGACTCCCAAAAAAGACATCCTTTTAATATAGGAAAAATACCAAGAAACAGTCAATATGCATTATAAGGAGCTATTACATGAATTATAGCAATCACTCTAAAAGCAAAAGAGAAAAAGAATTAGAATCAAAATCGAATAAAGTAAAAAAATCAATCAGTACATCGTTCATCCGAATCTTAGTATTGACTCTATTAATAACCTTTGGACTCATAATAATAGCTGGGCTTGGTATAACTAAAGCAATCATTGATGCAGCACCAGAAATTGATTATGATAAAGATATTATGCCAAAAGGATATAGAACTTTTATATATGATCAACTTGGGAATGAAATAACCACACTTCATGGAACTGATGCTAATAGAATATATGCATCACTAGACCAAATGCCTGAACACCTGAGGGACGCTTTTATTGCAATTGAAGATGAACGATTCTATGAACACCAAGGCATCGATCTTAAGGGTATTCTAAGAGCCATCATAAATAATATAAAATCAAAAGATCTGACCGGTGAAGGTGCAAGTACTATAACTCAACAGGTCATAAAGAATAATGTCTTATCAGCTACCCAAACATTTCAGCGTAAAATCCAAGAACAATACCTAGCCATAGAACTTGAAAAAAGGGTTGATAAAAATATTATACTGGAAAGTTATTTGAACACAGTTGCTCTTGGGCGTGGTACTAATGGAGTCCAAGCAGCTTCCAATAGATATTTCAACAAAGATGTTTCAGACCTTACTCTTGCAGAATCAGCAGTTATGGCAAGCATAACCAAATATCCTACTAGATATGACCCAATAGCTAACCCTGAAAACAATCATTCACGTCAACTTATAGTTCTTAATAAAATGCTTGAACAAGGTAAGATTACTGAAATTGAATATAACCAAGCCATAGAAGAAGATGTATATTCCAAGATTGAATTAACTAATAAAAATGCTAATAAGAATTCCAATTATTCTTATTTCGTGGATGAAGTCATTCTTCGTGTAAAAGATGACTTGGTCATTAAGAAAGGTTATACAGAAAAACAAGCCTACGACCTTATATACACTGGTGGTCTTAATGTATATGTTACTCAAGACATCAATATACAGAACATAGTAGATAAAGAATTCCTTGATGAATCCAACTATCCTCCTAAGAAAGAAGATTACTCTGTAAAGATTATGTATAGTCTCTCAGTGGATAAAAAGGATTCTGGTATAAAGCATTACTATAAAGAGAAAGAATTTGATACAGACAAAGAAGCACTAGCCTATGTAGAAGAATTAAAAGCTTCATGGATTTCTGAAGTAGATGAAGTAATATCAGAATCAAGCATTCTAGTACCTCAGCCACAAGCCGCTATGGTAATAATTGATTATCACACAGGGCATGTAAAAGCTATCGCAGGGGGTCGTGGTGAAAAACTCGGAAATCAACTTTTAAATAGAGCTACACAGACCTATCGTCATCCTGGTTCAACTTTCAAGATATTAGCTGCCTATCTACCAGCCATTGATACTGGTAGATACACATTAGCTACAGTACTGGATGATGTTCCATTTTCATATTCTGTTTCAAAAAATTCTGTACCATGGGAAGTACACAATTGGTATGACAGCAGTGAGTACAAATATAATTATAAAGGATTATCAACTGTAAGAGACAGTATCACCTATTCTATCAACATTCATGCAGTAAAGACATTAATGGATATAGGAATAGAAACAAGTTTTAATTATTTATTGAATCTTGGATTTACATCATTGGTAGAAAAGGAAACCATAAACGGGAAAATATATTCTGATAAAAACTATTCTCTAGCTCTAGGAGGCGTTACTAAAGGAGTTAGTCTATTAGAGCTAACAGCAGCTTATGGCGCTATAGCCAATAATGGTGAATATGTCAAACCTATCTTCTACACAAAAGTACTAGATCATGACAATAACCTAATCCTCACCAATGAACAACCAAAGCCTGTTAGGGTCATGAAAGAGACAACATCATTTTTATTGACTAATGCTATGACAGATGTAGTTAAAAAAGGTACTGGAACAATTGTAAAGTTCAATAGTGTTAGTATGCCCATTGCTGGTAAAACAGGAACCTCTTCCGAGAAGAAAGACCTTGTTTTTACAGGATATACTCCTTATTATGTTGCCAGTATATGGCAAGGTTATGACACACCAAAAGAACAAGTTTATAAGAGAAGCTATCATAAGATACTCTGGCGAAAAATTATGGAAGAAATTCATAAAGGATTGCCTAGAAAAGAATTCTACAAACCTGATAATATTGTAACAGCTAAGATATGTACAGAATCGGGTAAACTGGCTAAGTTAGGATTATGCAATAAAGACCCACGTGGTTCTACAATCATGACTGAATTCTTTGAAAAAGGTACCGTTCCAACTGAGACTTGTGACGTTCATGTGAAGCAAACTATATGTTCTGTTTCTGGACTTCCTGCTAATAAATATTGTCCAAGCAATAGCAAGTATACAAAAGTATTCATAAAAAGACCTGAACCTCTTGTTCCTTCCAACTGGGACCCTAAACATCCTCCAAGGATACAAGATAGAAAATATGAATTACTGTACAGCACTATCGGTGAATATTGCAATGTACATGGACCTCATGTCAAGAAACCAGAAGTGAAATTACCAACTGATTATATTGATAGTGACCTTGATGATAAAATTAACGAAGACGAAGAATTCATAGCACCAGAAGACAAACCTATTGAAATTGAAGACAAAGACAAAAAACCATATCTTGATGATGATTATTATTCTCCACCACCATTCATATATCAAGAATAACAAAGGGGCTGTCTGATAATACATTTTTTAAAAAAGGTATTATCAGACAGCCCATATTATTTCTTCTATTTTGTATCTTTTGGCTTAAATAATACAGCCGCTAGATAACCAAATAATAAAGCCGCCGTTATTCCTCCAGCAGTTGCAGTCATTCCTCCTGTAAAAACCCCCAAAAAACCTGATGTCTTCACTGCTTCTATTACTCCCTTACCTAAAGAATAACCAAATCCTATCAAGGGTACAGTCGCTCCTGCTCCACCAAATTCTACAACATGTTCATATATACCTAGTCCAGTTAGAAATGTTCCCAATGAAACATAAATAACTAAAACCCTAGCAGGCATCAATTTTGTCTTATCCATCAAAATCTGTGCTATTACACATATTATTCCACCTGTAACAAAAACCTTAATATAATCAATCATAATGTCCCTTCCTTCACACTATTCTTGGCTATTTTCTATTACAACAGCATGAGCTATACCTGGTATGCTCTCACCTTGAAAACTGCTGCTAGGGCTTAATAATGCCCCTGTAGGTATAAATAAAATTCTATTGAATGTACCTTTAGCCATCTCTTTTAAAATATAACCTGTCAAAGTAACTGCTGAACAACCACATCCACTTCCACCTGCATGTGTATCCTGTTTTTCATTATCAAATATCTCAATACCACAATCTGTATAATTATCGCTCAAATCGTATCCTGCTTTTCCCACCAATTCAATGGTCAATTTTTTACCTATCATTCCAAGGTCTCCAGTTGCTATCAAATCATAATCTACTGCACTTCTACCTGTATCTTTAAAATGAGCAATTATAGTGTCAGCCGCTGCTGGTGCCATAGCCGCCCCCATATTCATAGCATCTTTTACACCAAGATCAACAATCTTACCAGGTGTCACATGGGTAACTTTTGGTCCTATTCCTGTATTCCCAACAACAACAGCACCACTACCTGTTACAGTATAAGTAGCTGTCAAAGGTCTTTGATTACCAAATTCCAATGGATATCTAAATTGTTTTTCAGCACCACAGAAATGGCTGGATGTAGCTGCAACACAATAATTTGCAAAACCACCTTCTACTGCCATAGATGCTAAGATTAGAGATTCTCCCATTGTTGAACAAGCACCATATAACCCGAAAAAAGGTTTTTTGAAATCTCTAATAGCAAAAGTACTAGCTGTCAATTGGTTCAAAAGATCCCCTGCAAAAATATACCTGATATCATTTTTTGCTATATTCGCATTATCAATTGCTGAATTTATTGCTGCATTAAGGATTTTACTCTCGGCCTTTTCCCAAGATTCTTCTCCCCACAAAGTATCTTCTAATATTTTATCAAAATACTCTTTTAATAATCCATCTCCCTCTTTTGGTCCTACAATATTACCATGTCCTATAATAGTAGGGGGATTATCAAAAGCTATAGTTTGCTCTCCTACCTGACTACCCATGCTATAATCATCCTTTCAAAATCAATGCTGTAAATTCTACTAAATCTATCTTATCCTAACCCCACCATATAATAAACCAATCCAACTATTACCGAAGAAAGCATACCATATAAAATAACTGGTCCTGCTATAGTAAAAATCTTAGCTCCAACTCCAAACACATAACCCTCATTTTTATATTCAATTGCTGGAGATACAATAGAGTTAGCAAATCCTGTAATAGGTACTATTGAACCTGCACCTGCTCTTCTTCCGATACTATCATATATATCAAGTCCTGTTAACAATGCCCCAAGGAATACTAGAATAATACTAGTAAAAGTAGATGCTGCATCCTTGGGAAGTTCTGCTACATACATTAACAAATCAGTAATTCCCTGACCAATGCAACATATAATTCCTCCAACTACAAAAGCCCATATACAATTTTTTAACAGACTAGCTTTTGGCGACGTTTTATCAATTAATTTTTGAAATTCTTTCTGCTGCTCATTAATATTTCCCATCATATATATCCTTTCTTACCTCTCTACTTTACTTTAGCTTATAAAATCCTGGTATGATAAAGTACAGTAATGAACCAATCAATTTTCCCATTGCTAATGTTACAATAAAATATGCCATCCCAACTTTTATATTAAACCTTCTAGTTAAAATAGGTATTACATCTAATACTTCTGCTAGTGAAACAGCTAAACATCCCACAAATATACCGGAAAAAAATCCGTATATAATCCCTCCTATATTCCCTAGCGGTAACTCAAAATTAATAATCATTACTAAGGTTCCAAACATTCCACCAAACATAATGGCATCTTCATATACCCAGATATATTTTTGTGTTGCTGTTTTCTGAGCTAATCTAGGAACAATTCCGATAATAGCTATGAAAGCAAAGACACCACCTGCTATAACTACCCCACCGCCAAATCCAATTATAATTAATAATAGATATTGCAAAAACATTATTGCTTATTCCCTTCATCACTAAGATTTTCTATTATACAATCTTCAACATCTCTTTCATACAATCTCATCTCTACTTCTATTGGAGTAGGATCATCAGTTAATTTTTTTGAAGAGAAATGATTGAAAAATACTATTATACCTACTGCCAAACCTATAGAATAGGGTATTTCAATAATTAGAGGATTAAGATTTTCTTCTCCCAAAAATAAACTATATAATTTCACAAAAACATCTGGTACAGCTGCATCTGTATGAAAAGTCATTATTGCAATACCACCGCCAGTAAAAAGGGTAATACAAACAAATATAACTTTGAAGATGTTAATTAGGTTCTTATATTTACATTCTTTCTTTTTAGGGCTATAGGAGATAATAATATCTTCTTCACCAACATTATGGATAGTTATATTTTCAAATACTTTTTGTATTTCTGTAATTACTGTAATTATTGATAATAAGTAATTCTTTTTTTCATCAGTATCAATAGTAAATACTATTATATTCTTTAACTTGTCAATTATATCTTTTCTACCTTCTATATCAGCAATATCGTCAATGATAACATCTTTTTTTCCTATAATACATGTTTTTTTACTAGCTTTTATATATACATTATTCATCTAATCACCCTTTTTGGTTAAAGGTACGATTAACAAATGTTCCTTGATATGATATATCTGTTTCTTTATTTAAGTACATATAAGTCATAACAGATACTAATACTAATACAAGCATAATAGCAACTATCAATATCCTTTTATATTTCATTAAATCACCTCTTTAGAATTTTATATAAGTTACTAATATTTTTTGAAGTATTAACCATAACTATTCTGGTAATTACAAGAAAAGTGACTATTTTCATTTAAAAAATTTGAAAAAAAACCTATGATCAATAATCATAGGTTTGGATAAGATAAAATTATATTTTATCTTCCTTAATGGGAATGAAAAATACAAATAAACAAATATATGATAAGGGTAATTCTTTCAAATAATTACTCTAATTTATGATAATTTTTCACGAATTTGAGTTAGAATCTTCTTTTCTAGCCTTGAAACTTGTACTTGAGATATACCAATCTTCTCTGCTATTTCTGTCTGAGTCTTATCTTTATAATATCTTAATATAATCAACTCCATTTCTTTTGGAGATAACTGACTAATTACCTGACGTAATGCTATTTTATCTATCATCACTGTGTTTTCATCTGTGTTTTTTTCAAGTTTATCTATTAGAAAAATAGGATGACCATCTCCTTGATGTATGGTTTTATAGAGAGACTCTACTTCTGCATTAGATTCCAGAGCCATTACGATCTCTTCTACTGATGTACCAATCTCATGAGATATTTCTTCTATGGTAGGTTCTCTACCTAATTTTTTATTTAAAAGATCTTTATTGATACGTACTCTATTTGCTACTTCTTTTAATGATCTACTGACTTTTATCATCCCGTCATCTCTCATAAACCTTTTTATTTCTCCCATTATCATAGGAACCGCATAAGTTGAGAATTTTACATTATAAGATAAATCAAATTTATCAATTGCCTTTAACAACCCAATACTACCTATTTGAAATAAATCGTCCAAATCGTATCCTCTATTAGAAAATCTCTTTACAATACTCCAGATCAATCCAATGTTCTCTTCTACTATCTGTTCTCTTGCATTTTGATTTCCTTGCTGAGATTTTTTTATAAGTTCTAGTGTTTTATCCATATTCAACACCTTCTTAAAGCTTTTCTAAACTCTCTAGCTTTTTCCTCATAATTATTTTTGATCCAACACCCACTTTGGATTCTACTTCCACTTCATCCATAAAAGTCTCCATGACTGTGAAACCCATTCCCGAACGTTCTAATTCAGGTTTTGAAGTAAACAGGGGTTCACGTGCTTTGTCAATATCACCAATACCTTTTCCAAAATCTTTTATTTCTATATAGACTTTATTATCAGTAATTTTGCAATACATATAAACTTGTCCATCATATTCTTCATAACCATGTATGATTGCATTGGTTACAGCTTCTGAAACAGCTGTCTTAATATCTGATAATTCTTCAAGTGTTGGGTCTAGTTGAGCCACAAAAGATGCAATTACCACTCTTGCAAAAGACTCATTCTGTGATTTACTGCTAAACTCTATTTTCATTTCATTTTCGTACTTCATAATATCCCCCTTTATTATTACCAATATTTGTTATTTTTATATCGAATTTTAATATCTATTAATTATTTCAATAAGTTCAATAATAATCAAATACCTCATTCAGCTAATATTAGAAATATCTTTTAGTGCTTGGTCTACACCGTCATAACTATTGATTATTCTATATAAACCTGATAATTTAAAGATTCTATCCATTCTAGTATTTACGTTGGTAACAACAACATTACCTCCCATATTTTTAATGTTCTTATACCGCCCCATTATAACCCCTATTCCCGAACTATCCATAAACTTGGTATTGGAGAAATCAAATATGACACACTTAATATTATGCTTTATTATAAGCTTATCAATCTTATCTCTGATTATTTCTGCATTATGGTGATCGAGTTCTTCTGAAACATTTACAATTAAGTTTCTCTTAACAATTTTACATTGGGTAGACACTAGATTACCTCCTCCTGTAAATATTTTACATATTTTTATAAATTCTCCATTTATTTCCAATTTCCTTTTTTTATTTGTAATTTTTTTTAAAATAAGGAATATATTATA
The window above is part of the Vallitalea guaymasensis genome. Proteins encoded here:
- a CDS encoding transglycosylase domain-containing protein — its product is MNFSKDSNEKKKKELDSKSSKATKSVSTSFIKILVFAFLLLIIVGVCAGLGFVKSIIDSAPDINVEDIVPKGYTSFIYDQDGNEIVQLHGSNANRIFVELDEIPTYLQDSFIAIEDERFWQHNGIDVKGIFRAIFTNIKEKSFSEGASTITQQLIKNNILSTETTLQRKIQEQYLAVQLEKKSDKKTILENYLNTVALGRGTNGVQAAANKYFNKDVSELTIAESAVIASITKNPSFYDPVTYPENNKRRQTRILKKLIEQEKITQAQYDEALKEDVYNNIQIVNKSYAGNSSYSYYVDEVISRVKNDLMVKKGYTETQAFNLIYRGGLSIYINQDTDMQKIVDETYTNEDFFPKKNVDYSVILDYSVTVKDKDGNKKVVNKNKTFETDQEANDYIEQLKKELTGEGYEIVAENPTYIPQPQSAMVIIDQHTGQVKALSGGRGEKVGNLTFNRATTSTRSPGSTFKILAAYLPAIDTAGYTLATVIDDVPTQFPNEPKGWPKNYDYKFRGLTTVREGIRYSMNILAVKTLNDIGVQTGFDYLINLGFTTLIDKKTVNGKSFTDKGLSLTLGGLTKGVTVLELTGAYAAIANNGVYIEPTFYSRVLDHDGKLLMQKEPATRTVMKETTAFLLTDAMVDVVDHGTGKKVKFTGMPIAGKTGTSTGDKDLVFAGFTPYYTAVVWKGYDIQKEQRYLNYHKKIWKEVMQRVHEGLPRKEFDRPSGIVTAKICTESGKLAVPGLCDKDPRGSTVRTEYFAKGTEPTEPCDVHIKATICKDSGLFATEYCPESSKEEKVYIQRLVPFVPEEWDPRRPPTIQDRQYELPPSMIGEYCNIHGPEPEVPDILPPDFIDPDGDNNNNNGNSDNTDVNSDLFTPFLPNEHNNDPDSDNTND
- a CDS encoding transglycosylase domain-containing protein, whose protein sequence is MNYSNHSKSKREKELESKSNKVKKSISTSFIRILVLTLLITFGLIIIAGLGITKAIIDAAPEIDYDKDIMPKGYRTFIYDQLGNEITTLHGTDANRIYASLDQMPEHLRDAFIAIEDERFYEHQGIDLKGILRAIINNIKSKDLTGEGASTITQQVIKNNVLSATQTFQRKIQEQYLAIELEKRVDKNIILESYLNTVALGRGTNGVQAASNRYFNKDVSDLTLAESAVMASITKYPTRYDPIANPENNHSRQLIVLNKMLEQGKITEIEYNQAIEEDVYSKIELTNKNANKNSNYSYFVDEVILRVKDDLVIKKGYTEKQAYDLIYTGGLNVYVTQDINIQNIVDKEFLDESNYPPKKEDYSVKIMYSLSVDKKDSGIKHYYKEKEFDTDKEALAYVEELKASWISEVDEVISESSILVPQPQAAMVIIDYHTGHVKAIAGGRGEKLGNQLLNRATQTYRHPGSTFKILAAYLPAIDTGRYTLATVLDDVPFSYSVSKNSVPWEVHNWYDSSEYKYNYKGLSTVRDSITYSINIHAVKTLMDIGIETSFNYLLNLGFTSLVEKETINGKIYSDKNYSLALGGVTKGVSLLELTAAYGAIANNGEYVKPIFYTKVLDHDNNLILTNEQPKPVRVMKETTSFLLTNAMTDVVKKGTGTIVKFNSVSMPIAGKTGTSSEKKDLVFTGYTPYYVASIWQGYDTPKEQVYKRSYHKILWRKIMEEIHKGLPRKEFYKPDNIVTAKICTESGKLAKLGLCNKDPRGSTIMTEFFEKGTVPTETCDVHVKQTICSVSGLPANKYCPSNSKYTKVFIKRPEPLVPSNWDPKHPPRIQDRKYELLYSTIGEYCNVHGPHVKKPEVKLPTDYIDSDLDDKINEDEEFIAPEDKPIEIEDKDKKPYLDDDYYSPPPFIYQE
- the spoVAE gene encoding stage V sporulation protein AE; translated protein: MDYIKVFVTGGIICVIAQILMDKTKLMPARVLVIYVSLGTFLTGLGIYEHVVEFGGAGATVPLIGFGYSLGKGVIEAVKTSGFLGVFTGGMTATAGGITAALLFGYLAAVLFKPKDTK
- the spoVAD gene encoding stage V sporulation protein AD, with the protein product MGSQVGEQTIAFDNPPTIIGHGNIVGPKEGDGLLKEYFDKILEDTLWGEESWEKAESKILNAAINSAIDNANIAKNDIRYIFAGDLLNQLTASTFAIRDFKKPFFGLYGACSTMGESLILASMAVEGGFANYCVAATSSHFCGAEKQFRYPLEFGNQRPLTATYTVTGSGAVVVGNTGIGPKVTHVTPGKIVDLGVKDAMNMGAAMAPAAADTIIAHFKDTGRSAVDYDLIATGDLGMIGKKLTIELVGKAGYDLSDNYTDCGIEIFDNEKQDTHAGGSGCGCSAVTLTGYILKEMAKGTFNRILFIPTGALLSPSSSFQGESIPGIAHAVVIENSQE
- the spoVAC gene encoding stage V sporulation protein AC; its protein translation is MGNINEQQKEFQKLIDKTSPKASLLKNCIWAFVVGGIICCIGQGITDLLMYVAELPKDAASTFTSIILVFLGALLTGLDIYDSIGRRAGAGSIVPITGFANSIVSPAIEYKNEGYVFGVGAKIFTIAGPVILYGMLSSVIVGLVYYMVGLG
- a CDS encoding stage V sporulation protein AB — its product is MFLQYLLLIIIGFGGGVVIAGGVFAFIAIIGIVPRLAQKTATQKYIWVYEDAIMFGGMFGTLVMIINFELPLGNIGGIIYGFFSGIFVGCLAVSLAEVLDVIPILTRRFNIKVGMAYFIVTLAMGKLIGSLLYFIIPGFYKLK
- a CDS encoding stage V sporulation protein AA, with protein sequence MNNVYIKASKKTCIIGKKDVIIDDIADIEGRKDIIDKLKNIIVFTIDTDEKKNYLLSIITVITEIQKVFENITIHNVGEEDIIISYSPKKKECKYKNLINIFKVIFVCITLFTGGGIAIMTFHTDAAVPDVFVKLYSLFLGEENLNPLIIEIPYSIGLAVGIIVFFNHFSSKKLTDDPTPIEVEMRLYERDVEDCIIENLSDEGNKQ
- the sigF gene encoding RNA polymerase sporulation sigma factor SigF, coding for MNMDKTLELIKKSQQGNQNAREQIVEENIGLIWSIVKRFSNRGYDLDDLFQIGSIGLLKAIDKFDLSYNVKFSTYAVPMIMGEIKRFMRDDGMIKVSRSLKEVANRVRINKDLLNKKLGREPTIEEISHEIGTSVEEIVMALESNAEVESLYKTIHQGDGHPIFLIDKLEKNTDENTVMIDKIALRQVISQLSPKEMELIILRYYKDKTQTEIAEKIGISQVQVSRLEKKILTQIREKLS
- the spoIIAB gene encoding anti-sigma F factor, which codes for MKYENEMKIEFSSKSQNESFARVVIASFVAQLDPTLEELSDIKTAVSEAVTNAIIHGYEEYDGQVYMYCKITDNKVYIEIKDFGKGIGDIDKAREPLFTSKPELERSGMGFTVMETFMDEVEVESKVGVGSKIIMRKKLESLEKL
- the spoIIAA gene encoding anti-sigma F factor antagonist is translated as MSTQCKIVKRNLIVNVSEELDHHNAEIIRDKIDKLIIKHNIKCVIFDFSNTKFMDSSGIGVIMGRYKNIKNMGGNVVVTNVNTRMDRIFKLSGLYRIINSYDGVDQALKDISNIS